The Collimonas sp. PA-H2 genome contains a region encoding:
- a CDS encoding alpha-E domain-containing protein, with translation MLSRTADHLFWMSRYTERAENTARMLDVHVQTGLLPQSVEDVEKGWRAVLGISELTHAYDKKYDVLTQKDVIDFMVRDPSNSSSIASCLKQARENARAVRGALTTEAWEIQNATWIKMQGYLQTNALEQNPAEFFEWVKHRSHLSRGVTIGTMLKDEAFHFIRLGTFLERADNTARIIDVKFHGAKESSYMKGQNGQQQSQKIRQQQSQDQDAIAADPQIDFYYWAAILRSVSGFEIYRKVYRDVITPARVADLLILRPDMPRSLLSCMEQVVGNLKHVHNDISSDTERFAGKLHADLKFSNLDEILDAGLHDYLTRFFERIFELGNRISRDFLVPLNT, from the coding sequence ATGCTGAGCCGTACCGCTGACCATTTGTTCTGGATGTCCCGCTATACCGAGCGGGCCGAAAATACCGCGCGCATGCTGGATGTGCATGTGCAGACCGGGCTGCTGCCGCAGTCGGTCGAAGATGTCGAAAAGGGCTGGCGCGCCGTGCTCGGCATTTCCGAGCTGACCCATGCCTACGACAAGAAATACGACGTGCTGACGCAAAAGGACGTGATCGATTTCATGGTGCGCGATCCCAGCAACTCGTCCTCGATCGCCTCCTGCCTGAAGCAGGCGCGCGAGAATGCGCGGGCGGTGCGCGGCGCCCTGACCACGGAAGCCTGGGAAATCCAGAATGCGACCTGGATCAAGATGCAGGGTTATCTGCAAACCAACGCGCTGGAACAGAATCCGGCCGAATTTTTCGAATGGGTCAAGCATCGCTCGCATCTGTCGCGCGGCGTCACTATCGGCACCATGCTGAAGGACGAGGCTTTCCACTTCATCCGCCTCGGCACCTTTCTGGAGCGCGCCGACAATACCGCGCGCATCATCGACGTCAAATTCCATGGCGCCAAGGAAAGCAGCTACATGAAGGGCCAGAACGGCCAGCAGCAGAGCCAGAAAATTCGCCAGCAGCAAAGCCAGGACCAGGACGCCATCGCCGCCGATCCGCAAATCGATTTCTATTACTGGGCGGCGATCCTGCGTTCGGTGTCCGGTTTCGAGATTTACCGCAAGGTATATCGCGACGTCATCACGCCGGCGCGCGTGGCCGACCTGCTGATCCTGCGGCCGGACATGCCGCGCTCGCTGCTGTCCTGCATGGAGCAGGTGGTCGGCAATCTCAAGCATGTGCACAACGATATTTCATCCGATACTGAACGCTTCGCCGGCAAGCTGCACGCCGACCTCAAGTTCAGCAACCTGGATGAAATCCTCGACGCCGGCCTGCATGATTACCTGACCCGCTTCTTCGAGCGCATTTTCGAACTTGGCAATCGCATCAGCCGCGATTTCCTGGTGCCCCTTAATACTTGA
- a CDS encoding circularly permuted type 2 ATP-grasp protein produces MANFFDEMYSDGSSLVRPHYSEFSNWLNAQTAETIARKRAEADLIFRRVGITFAVYGNDAGTERLIPFDIIPRIIHAQEWAQLEAGLIQRVKALNMFIHDIYHDQNIVKAGVIPAEQIFRNAQYRPEMQGISVASDIYAHIAGVDIVRAGEGEFYVLEDNLRVPSGVSYMLENRKMMMRLFPELFLRHKIAPVDHYPDMLLDNLRSVAPVGVTDPTVVVMTPGMYNSAYFEHAFLAQQMGVELVEGQDLFVNDNHVYMRTTRGPKRVDVIYRRIDDDYLDPLAFRPDSSLGVPGLLSVYRAGNVTLANAIGTGVADDKSVYPFVPDMVKFYLSETPILNNVPTFQCRKKEDLQYTLDNLKDLVVKEVHGAGGYGMLVGPASTKQEIEDFRQRVIAKPDGYISQPTLALSACPTYVESGIAPRHLDLRPFVLSGKNVSLVRGGLTRVALKEGSLVVNSSQGGGTKDTWILEK; encoded by the coding sequence ATGGCAAATTTTTTCGATGAAATGTACTCCGATGGCAGCTCGTTGGTGCGTCCGCACTACAGCGAATTTTCCAATTGGCTCAACGCCCAGACCGCAGAAACCATCGCGCGCAAACGCGCCGAAGCCGATCTGATCTTCCGCCGCGTCGGCATCACCTTCGCCGTCTACGGCAACGATGCCGGCACCGAACGCCTGATCCCCTTCGACATCATTCCGCGCATCATCCATGCCCAGGAATGGGCGCAGCTCGAAGCCGGCCTGATCCAGCGCGTCAAGGCGCTCAATATGTTCATCCATGATATCTATCATGACCAAAACATCGTCAAGGCGGGCGTGATCCCGGCTGAGCAGATCTTCCGCAATGCCCAGTACCGCCCCGAAATGCAAGGCATCTCGGTGGCTTCGGACATCTACGCGCACATCGCCGGGGTCGACATCGTGCGTGCCGGCGAGGGCGAGTTCTACGTGCTGGAAGATAATCTGCGGGTGCCGTCGGGCGTGTCCTACATGCTGGAAAACCGCAAGATGATGATGCGGCTGTTCCCTGAACTGTTCTTGCGCCACAAGATCGCTCCGGTTGATCATTATCCCGACATGCTGCTGGATAACCTGCGTTCAGTGGCGCCGGTCGGCGTCACCGATCCGACCGTGGTGGTGATGACGCCGGGCATGTACAACTCGGCCTATTTCGAACACGCTTTCCTGGCCCAGCAGATGGGCGTGGAACTGGTCGAAGGACAGGATCTGTTCGTCAACGACAACCACGTCTACATGCGCACCACGCGCGGCCCCAAGCGGGTCGACGTGATCTATCGCCGCATCGATGACGACTACCTCGATCCGCTCGCCTTCCGTCCCGATTCCTCGCTCGGCGTGCCCGGCCTGCTGTCGGTGTACCGGGCCGGTAATGTGACGCTGGCGAACGCCATCGGCACCGGCGTCGCCGACGACAAGTCGGTATATCCCTTCGTGCCGGACATGGTCAAGTTCTACCTGTCGGAAACGCCTATCCTCAACAATGTGCCGACCTTCCAGTGCCGCAAGAAGGAAGACCTGCAATACACCCTCGACAATCTCAAGGACCTGGTGGTCAAGGAAGTGCATGGCGCCGGCGGCTACGGCATGCTGGTGGGGCCGGCCTCTACCAAGCAGGAAATCGAAGACTTCCGCCAGCGTGTGATCGCCAAGCCGGATGGTTATATCTCCCAGCCGACGCTGGCGCTGTCGGCCTGCCCGACCTATGTCGAATCCGGCATCGCGCCACGCCATCTCGACCTGCGGCCGTTTGTCCTGTCCGGCAAGAACGTCTCCCTGGTGCGCGGCGGCCTGACCCGCGTCGCCCTCAAGGAAGGCTCGCTGGTGGTCAACTCGTCCCAAGGCGGCGGCACCAAAGACACCTGGATTCTGGAGAAATAA